The genomic DNA TCTGTCGCACACGGTGACTTCCGGCATCGTGAGTGCGCGCGGGCGCGGCGATGTGCGCATCGTTGACGGCGATTTCTACTCGGACTTCATCCAAACCGATGCCGCGATCAACCCCGGAAATTCCGGCGGTCCGCTGTTGAACATCCACGGCGAGGTCGTCGGCATGAACACGGCGATTGTGAGCCGCGGCGGCGGAAACGACGGCGTTGGCTTTGCGATCCCAATCAACATGGTGAAGTACGTTGCCGACCAATTGAAGAACAACGGGACGGTCACGCGCGGTTTCCTCGGAATCGTGATCCAGCCGCTGACCCCGGAACTTGCGAAGTACTTCGACTCGAAAGAAAGCAGCGGCATCCTCGTCGCGGAAGTCGCGCCTGATTCGCCTGCGGCCGAGGCGGGTCTGCAGCAGGACGACGTGATCGTCGAATTGAACGGTAAAGCCGTGGGCGATACCGGGGCGTTCCGAACGCAGATTGCGATGACTCCCAAGGGCAAGAACGTCGAACTGACGATCGCGCGCAACGGCGAGCGGATTACGAAGTCTGTTTCGGTTGGCGAAAAGACCAGCGAAGAGATGGCCGCCGCGTCGCCGCGGACCTCCGGCAAGCAACAGTCGCAGGGCAAGCTGGGAATCGGCATACAGCCGTTGACCGGCGATCTTGCCAAGCAGTTCGGATACGAAGGCAAGACCGGATTGCTCGTCACCGAAGTCGTGCCGGGCTCGCCCGCGATGCGCGCCGGTATTCGCAGTGGCGATTTGATCACGGAAGTGAACCGGAAACCGGTCGCGGACCTGGGCCAATTCCAGGACGCGTTGGGAGAAGGTAAGAACGGCACAACATTGCTGCGCGTGCAGGGCGAAGGCGGCTCGCGCTACGTGGCAATCGAAGTCGAGTAACGGAATTACGCACGTAGTACTGCGTAACCGCGCGGCGGAGGATGGGAATCGGCCCATCTTCCGCCGCCGTATTGATCCCTACTCGAATTCAATCCCGAACAACTTCGCCTGATTCAATCGAAACCGCAATGTGACCGGCTGTCCCGCGTCCACGCCCATATCGCCTGCGTCGTTCCATTTCACCAGGATCCAGTGCCGGTCACCGACGATTGGCGCGCAATCCTCGAAGCGGCGTCCGTCCTTACCCACGACTTCGACTTTAACCCAACCGACCCTATCCGTTAATGCATTTACTTTTAGCGCGCGCCCCGGCGCGATCACCGGCATCATCGTAAACTCGCCAGAGTCGTCTGCCTGCACGGCAACCATGCGCCCTTTCTCCCAGATGGCATAGCCGCCTCCACCGGCGCGCTTCCCACGTGGATATTTGTGTGGCACGTTGTGCCCGACATAGGGCAAGGCCCAATCTCCGTTCGGCAGCTCGATGAGGTTTGGGTGCGCCCAGATGCAGCCGCCGTTCCATTGGCCGAAAGGCCCGGTTTCGAGAATGTCCCCGCCCGGCGTCCAATGCCACACGGCCCCGTCGTGGCTCGATGCCATCGCGATGCGTGTAGTGTCGTCGATTGATGCATTCCAGATAGTGGGAAACATCAAATATTGATCCGGCGCGCCGGGAATGGTCGTGAGGCAGTTTGTGTAGAGCGATTCCGACGGCAGCATGTCCGGCGCCGGTTCGAGAATCATCGTCGAAGGCGGGAAGGCGCGAAAGTCCGGAGACTCGCTCCGGCCAATGGCACGGCGACCAACGCCCGTCCACGAACCGCGAATGTCCGGCGGCAGCTTGTCCGTCCGTGGTCCGACGGACCAGTAGCGCGTGTACATCACGTACTTTTTGAGCGCGGCGTCGTAATAACACGTGTTGTGCGTATCGCTGTATTCGACAACGAGCGGGTCCGGCAGCATCGTCCATAGGATTCCGTCAGGCGACACGCTTCCGCGAATACAACTGACTTCGTCCTTTTCGCCCAACAGAAATATCGCGCGCGGTTCCCACCCGTCGGGCCGTCTCGCGCGGTATTCGTCAAATTGTGCCCGCGTGATGTGGCCCACCCAGACGGATTTGTAGCGTTCCTCCGGCGGCGCAACCGGATCGACGAAGACGTGAAACACGCCGTCCTTGTGGCCCGTGTCAAGCACGAGCGGCGTCCTGGTCCACTGCATGCCGTCGGTCGACTCGCAGTACTCCGACGACGTCCAGCCTTTGTACTTTCCGTCGTGCTGCATGATGGTGCGATACGGAAGATCAATCGGGCCCTTCACTGTCGGCTTCTGTGCGGCGATGCGAATCCCCCGCGGCGCGTTGATCCCCACGTGCTCGGCTTCGTACAGGTCCGAATCGCCGTGCACGTACACGCTCTTGCCGGAAGCGTCGCGCCAATCCAAATCTCCCGGCTGGATGCAGTACCAATCAGTAAACACGACGCGCTTGCCCGCGAGATCGTACGGTACGCCCTGCACGATCCGGTCCGTCGTGATCCCGCTCAGCACCTCGCGTTGTGTAGGCGCGTCCGCAAACGCCATTGAAACCGCTAAAATGGTCATCGTGATCGGAACCCATGCGCACACGCTCCGACGTAGTGCAGACACTGTCCCGCACACAGACGTCCCGCCTCCCATGTGTCCCATCATTCCCATACCTCCTATGGCTCCCCTCGCTCTGCCGCCACCATACCAAATGCCCTCTTGACAAATACTATTTAGTCTGTCTAAATAGTATTCATGCCGAAGATATCCGGAGACGAACTGCGCGGCCACCTCGCGACGCTCATTCTTTCCGTTCTCGCGCGGGGCGAAGCGCATGGATACGAGGTCCTGCGCCGTATCGAGGACGCCGGTTCTGGAGCCCTCGAATTGAAGGAAGGCACGTTGTATCCCGCGTTATACCGCCTGGAACAATCTGGCCACATCTCCGCCCGCTGGGAATCGGCGAAGGAAACCCGCCGCGGTCCACGCCGCCGCATTTACCGTCTGACGAAGAAAGGCATAGCCGAACTCGACCGCGGCAGAAAGTCCTGGCGGAATTTCGTGTCCGTTATGGATCGCATTGTGGAGGCCTAACCATGGAAGCGCTGCGAATACACATTGAGCGCATCGTGCGACCGATCCGAGCAGGCGGCCGGCGCAAGAACAAAATGCGCGAGGAATTGTTGGCGCATCTGGAACGGCGCTGCGAAGACGACATGGCACGTGGGACAACGCAGCAGCAGGCACAAGACTTCGCAATGACCCAACTGGGCGATCCAGAGGCATTGCGCAACGATCTGCAGGCGACCGTTCCGTTCCTGGAACGGATGTTGTTCGTGAAGCTGCCGTTTGCGACACTTGACTCCTGGTTCGATCGTTCGCACGACGAAAGCGCCATACATTTTGTCCTCGTACGCACTATATGTATGACGATGTTTGCGGTCTTGCTAATTGCGTTACTCTTCGTCATTGATCACGGCCCCGCGTTGGTCTCGGGTTTCGCCGGTGAACACGAATGGCACGACCTACCCACGCAGTGCTCCAGCCTGCTCTTGATGCCATGTTTGATTGGCCTGGGTGCATTCATCGCACACGTGCTGGTCGAAGTGACCGGATTGCGGCGTAATCTGTCCAAGATGCACTCGGCGGGATTGTTTCTCCGTGTCATTTCGTTGAATGCATTCATCGGAGTGCAGTTACTGATTATTGTTTTCGGCGGGCTCTTCGTCGAGTATCTCACCGCGCCGCCACGTGTCGCCGCCGTTACTCTGTACGCACTCGGAAGCGTCGCTCGAATCCTCATCCCCGCGGTAGTCTTTTCATTTGTCGTCGGAATGCCCTTTACAGCGTGGGTGATGGTGAAGGAACACGAACGCTACGAGAAATGGGGACGCCTGAAGATCGACGAATAATCCCATCCGCGCTATACTCGTAGTCAAGCGTCGGCGCGTCGGCCATCGGGGGAAGTGTTTTATGGGCGCGGCAAATCTGTATTTCTTGCTCTTCTCCGGCATCGGAATGATGTTGGTCGCGATGTCGTCGGTGGCGATCTGTTCGTATTTGGTCCGGCCACAGTTTCGCTGGTACTGGGTCGGCGCGGGAATTTGGTTCGTCGCAGTCGTTTTGAAGGTCGTTTGTGCGCTCATTGCGAACCCGTTCGTCCTCCCGCCGCTTAAAGGGGGGACCGGACAATTCACGTACCTCATCCTTGGGAGCCTCTACCTCGGAATAGAGTCCAGCATTTTTGAAATGGGCATCACGCTCGCGGCAGTGCTCGTGTGGAGACAACTGGCGCAAGATGCCACGCGCGGAATCGCCATCGGTGTCGGCGCGGGCGCGTTTGAAGCGCTGCTGTTGGGGCTATCGGGCGTGGCGAATGCAGGCGCCGCAATCGCCGGTGTGCCCGGCACGGAAATCATTGTCGAGCAGATTCAAAAAGTAGCCGCGACGACGCCGCTGTTCTTTCTGCTCGGTCCCGCCGAACGCACCATTGCGATTCTCTGTCACGTGTCCACGCGCGCGCTCATCTTGCTTGGCGCTGCAAGGAGTCGTCCCATCCTCGTCGTTTACGGGTTTGTAATCTTTACCCTGCTCGACGGAGTCGCAGGAGGCGCACACCTCAGTGGCGCCGTGACCACGATGTCAATGTGGTGGATCGAACTCGCGATCTTGCCCTTCGCGATCGTCAGCGTGCCGATCATTCGTTGGTGCCACGAGAACTGGAATGATCGCGCGCCCAATGCCGCTAACGGCTGGTCGCCCGAGGCGCACACCGCAGAAGTGCACAAAGACACTCTGTGAGGGTTTGGATTGGGTGCGCCTTACGCCACGCGAGATTGCGGTGCACGGACCGGATAGAGCCGCTTAACCTTGATCTTGGACGCGCGTTTCATCACTTGCGCAAGATCGTATGCGGTCTGCAGCCGCAGCCACATTTCCGCCGTGCTCCCGAACACCTTTTCAAGCCGCACGGCCATCTCGGGCGACACGCCACTCTTGCAGTTTACAAGACTGGTAAGCGTTTGCCTCGTTACTCCAAGGGCCTTCGCGGCGGCCGTTATCGTCAGGCCCAGCGGTTCGATGCAATCGTGGCGAACATACTTGCCCGGGTGAGTCGGGCGCTTTTTGCTCATGGCAAGTCCTTTCAATGGTAATCCAAATAGTCGATGTCCGTCACATCGCCTTCCACAAACCTGAATACGATGCGCCAGTTTGCGCGAACGGTTACAGACCAAAATCCAACCATATCGCCCTTAAGCGGATGTAGGCGCCAGCCCGGAAAATTCAAATCTTCTGGTTTCGATGCCAAATTAAGCGCATCCAGAATACGGGTGATTTTCTCGGAATGCTCGGAAGGAATACCTCGATGGGATTTGTTTTCCCATATCGCCCGCAGCGCCTTATTGCGAATATGTCGAATCACAACGTCATAGTGTAACGTGTCGCTTGTCACTTGTCAAATCCATGCAAAACTAAAGCGGCGGGCGCTTCGCAGCACCCGCCGCTTCGAATGGGGCGAGTAGAAGGTTACTCCACCGTCACGCTCTTCGCCAAGTTCCTCGGCTGGTCGACGTCGCAGCCGCGGTTCGTGGCGATGTAGTACGCGAGCAACTGCAACGGCACGGCGACCACGATCGGGCTGAACGGCTCGTAGCAATCCGGCACGTACAGCACGTCGGCGCTGTGCGATTTGATTGCTTCATCGCCTTCCGTTGCGACGGAAAGGACAATCCCGCTGCGCGCGCGGATTTCCTGGATGTTCGAGACCATCTTGTCGTACACGTCGCCCTTCGTCGCGACGCAGACAACCGGCAGTTCGTTGGTGACCAGCGCGATGGGGCCGTGCTTCATTTCACCCGCGCCATAACCTTCCGCATGGATGTAGCTGATTTCCTTCAGTTTCAAAGCGCCTTCGAGCGCGCTCGGGAAGTTGTAGCTGCGCCCGAGGTACAGCGCGCTCTGCGCGTTCAGATACTTCGGGTCCTTCGAGCAGCGGATGACATCTTCCTGATGGTCGAGGCACCACTGGATTTTGTCCGGAATCGCGCGCAGATGCGCAATCATCTCGCGGCCCTGCGCCTTGGTGAGTACGCCGCGCGTCTCGCCGAGCCAAATGGTAAACAGTGCAAACGCCGTGATCTGCGAGGTGTACGCTTTCGTCGACGCCACGCCAATCTCCGGTCCGGCTTGCGTGTAGATGACGCCGTGCGACTCGCGCGCGATGCTCGATCCCACCACGTTTACAATCGAAACGACTTTCGCGCCCTTCTTCTTCGCGATGCGAATCGCTTCGAGCGTGTCGGCGGTCTCGCCGGACTGCGTCACCGGGATCACCATCGTATTTGGGTGCACGATCGGATCGCGGTAGCGGTACTCGGACGCGATATCGACTTCGACCGGCACCTGCGCAAACTTCTCGAGCAGATACTTGCCGACCAGCCCCGCGTGCCACGCCGTGCCGCACGACACGATGACGATCTTTTTGAGGTCTTTCAGTTCCTGTTCCGTCACCTGCATGTCGGGCAACTGCACGGTGTCCGACCCTTCGGTCACGCGGCCGCGCAAGGTGTTCTTGATCACGTCCGGCTGCTGGTTGATCTCCTTCAGCATGAAGTGCGGATACCCTTCCTTCTCCGCGGCGCTATCGTCCCAGTCGACCGTCTTCACTTCCAGGTTGACGGGATTGCCTTTCAGGTCCTCGATCTTGTATCCGTCGCGGCGTATTTCGCAGACTTGCCCGTTGTCGATGTACAGCACTTTCCGCGTGTACTTCATGATGGCCGGAACGTCCGAGGCGATAAACGCCTCGCCATCGCCAAGACCGACGATCAACGGACTGCCATGACGCGCGGCGACCATCACGTCCGGGTTCTTCTTGCACACGACGCCGATGGCGTATGCCCCCTCGACGTCCTGCAGCGCGCGCTTGACCGCCGCGAACAGATCGCCCTGGTAGTATTTCCGCACGAGGTGCGCGATGGTCTCCGTGTCCGTCTGGCTGCGGAAATTCGCGCCGCCCTTCTTCAGTTCCTCGCGCAGTTCCTGGTAGTTCTCGATGATGCCGTTATGGACGACGGCGATCTCCAAGTCGTTGTCGAAGTGGGGGTGCGAGTTCACTTCGCTCGGCACGCCGTGCGTGGCCCAGCGCGTGTGGCCGATGCCCAGCGGCGCGTCGAGGGGATTCTGCTTCAGTTTGTCATCCATCTTTACGAGCTTGCCGACGCTCTTGACGCAATCGAGCGACCCGTTGCGAATGACCGCGACACCCGCGGAGTCGTACCCGCGGTATTCGAGCCGGTGCAGGCCCGACATGATGATGTCAACGGCGTTCTTCTTTCCGATGTACCCTACGATTCCGCACATGTTCGATCGCTCCTTTTGTCCATTCGCATCGGCGTCGTGTCATCTATAGTCAATGCGGTCAGTGCCGCATCGAATTACTTCTCGTACGCTCCCCGCATCGCTTCGAGCGCCGCGTGGTTCGTCACGTCACGGTGCAGCGGCGTCACGCTGACGCAGCATTGCTCAATCGCGTCGAAATCCGTCCCCGGCTCGACGATATGGCTCGGCGCGTTCCCGCCGATCCAGTAGTACAAGCGCCCGCGCGGGTCTTCGCGCCGGACGATCTCGTCCTCGTAATGCCGCCGGCCCATGCGCGTTACGCGCACGCCGCGCAGTTGGTCGACCGGCACATCCGGCACGTTTACGTTCAGCATCGTGTCCGGCGGCAAGCCGGTCGCCAACACCTTCTCGGCTATCTGGCGCGCGATGGCACCGGACGTTTCCATGTGCATCGGTTCGTACGCCACGTCGGAGACCGCGACCGCGTGGATGCCCAGCAGCATTCCTTCGTACGCGCCGGCGACCGTGCCCGAGTAGGTTACGTCATCGCCCAGGTTCGCACCGGGGTTCACGCCGGAGACGACGATGTCCGGCCGCGCCTCGAGCAGGTCGCGAACTGCCAGCATCACGCAGTCCGTCGGCGTGCCGTCCACCATGAACCAGCGCGGTTTGAACGGCGTTACGCGGAGCGGCCGGTGAAGCGATACCCCGTGACCGACCGCGCTCTGCTGCCGGTCCGGCGCATACACCCAAACGTCGCCCAACGGCTCCAGCGCTTCCGCGAGGATCGCCAAACCGGGCGCTTGTATTCCATCGTCATTGGTGACAAGGATTTGCGGTTTCGCCATGAGTTACCGAAACGGGGGAGCTCGTTGGGGCTTCTGGCAGTCAAAAGCCCCCTGCCACGCGCAGAGTCAGAAAACGGTATCACAGCCGGGGGAAATGTATCAAATGCACATACGCGGAAATCGGGTTTCCGATGGCCAACGGATCGGATAGATACCCTTTCGTCAAATCGAGCGTGTTCGCGCAATCGCAGTGTCAAAACGCCAAGCGCAACGTTTTCGACACCCGATTGCCGTTGACACCAGCTCACCGGCAGCAATACGCTACCCGTGGTGGACGGGAGGGGACATGCGCGACGTTTCCGGGAAAGTCGCGCTGGTGACGGGCGCGGGCAGCGGCATTGGCCGCGAGACGGCTTTGGCACTGGCACGTGAAGGCGCACGGCTGATCGTCTGCGACATCAACGCGGATTCGCTCGACCCCGTCCGGCGCGAGATCGATGCGCTCTCGAAATGTTTGCTGGCCGAGCGCGTGGATGTGTCGTCGATTGACGAGATGCGCGCGTTCGCGGACAAGGTCCACGCCCTTGTGCCCGCAGTGGACATCCTCGTGAACAACGCCGGCGTGGGGCTCGTCGGCACGATCCTCTCGACCTCGTACGAGGATTGGCAGTGGATTGTCGGCATCAATCTATGGGGTGTGATCCATGGCTGCCACCTCTTCACGCCAAAGATGGCCGCGCGCGGTTCGGGCGGGCACATTGTCAACGTATCGAGCATGCTCGGCTTCAATCCGACCCCCGATATTGTGGGCTACTCGACCGCAAAATTCGGGGTGTTCGGATTGTCGATGTGCATGCGAAGCGACCTCCGGGATCACAACATTGGTGTCTCCGTGATTTGCCCCGGCATCATCAAAACCAACATTACGAAAGCGGCACGCATCACCGGCCACGACGATGCCGACCGCCTGCGCAGCAAAGTTATGGCTTTCTACAACAGGCGCAATTATGGGCCCGAAAAGGTTGCGCGCGCGATCGTGAAGGCGATCAAACGGAATACTGCCATCGTGCCCGTTTCGCCCGAGTCGTGGCTCGGCTATTGGCTGAACCGCATCTGGCCGGCCGGCAACCGCGCGGTCTGGCGCTGGACGACCAAGATGATCGAGAAGTAGGGGAAATCGCGATGTCGAATTCGGTCGATCGATCGGACCGGCACTGCGTCATCGGCGCCGGGTTCACCGGGCTTGCCGTCGCTGCGGCGCTTAAACGCCGCGGGATTGCGTACGACCAACTCGAAGCGGACGACAGGCTTGGCGGGAATTGGTACCATGGCGTATACGAGACCGTCCATATCATCTCGTCGCGCAGGACCACGCAATACGGCGACTTTCCCATGCCAACCGATTGGCCTGACTTCCCCAGCGCGGCGCAAATGCTCGCTTATCTTAACGCTTACGCAGACCGTTTCGGTCTGCGCGACACGATAGAATTCAACACCGAAGTCACGTGGATCGCGCCAGCCGACAACGACACGTGGGAGGTGACGCTCGCGTCCGGCGAAGCGCGCATCTACGGCGGCGTGGTCATCTGCAATGGTCATCACTGGGACTGCCGGTATCCGGAGTATGCCGGCGAATTCACCGGCGAGGCGATTCACTCGAAGCAATACAAGTCACCGGCGATCCTAAAGGGCAAGCGCGTACTTGTAGTCGGCGGCGGGAATTCCGGATGCGACATCGCCGTGGAAACGGCGCGGTTCGGCGAGGACTCGCACATCAGCATGCGGTGCGGCATATGGATTATGCCGCAAACGATCGCCGGCATACCGTCGATCGAATTTCTGCGCCCCTGGATGCGCGGATGGATGCAGGGGGTTGTCATGAGGACCCTTCTGCGCATCTTCGTCGGCAAAATGTCTCGCTACGGTTTGCAGGAGCCGGACTATCCGGTGTTTTCGCGTCACCCGACTATCAACTCTCAGTTGTTGTACTACCTGAAGCATGGCCGCATCACGCCACACCCGGACGTGAAGCGCCTGGACGGCAAGACCGTCGAATTTGTCGACGGAACGAAGATCGAGGTGGACCTGCTCGTCTACGCGACGGGATTTCACGTGAGCATTCCGTTCCTCGCGCCGGAAGTCGTGACGTGGAAAGACGGATACCCGGACCTCGTCAACGGCATCTTTCCGCAGCGGCATAAGAACCT from Candidatus Hydrogenedentota bacterium includes the following:
- a CDS encoding DegQ family serine endoprotease — encoded protein: MSVWADKRNLFWAGAVVVAVAATLFLMPGRAKGNDTFAEQPPAQASANDNLNSVAAVEALGTAFANVVDNASPAVVYITIEKKPAQMPAGFYDGDEPNNFFGFPLPPMFKVPRGYRFDAPMRVGEGSGFIISSDGYILTNNHVANDADRLTVKLTDGREFQAELVGTDPQTEVALIKIDARDLPVAKLGDSDRLRVGEWVLAIGSPFGLSHTVTSGIVSARGRGDVRIVDGDFYSDFIQTDAAINPGNSGGPLLNIHGEVVGMNTAIVSRGGGNDGVGFAIPINMVKYVADQLKNNGTVTRGFLGIVIQPLTPELAKYFDSKESSGILVAEVAPDSPAAEAGLQQDDVIVELNGKAVGDTGAFRTQIAMTPKGKNVELTIARNGERITKSVSVGEKTSEEMAAASPRTSGKQQSQGKLGIGIQPLTGDLAKQFGYEGKTGLLVTEVVPGSPAMRAGIRSGDLITEVNRKPVADLGQFQDALGEGKNGTTLLRVQGEGGSRYVAIEVE
- a CDS encoding helix-turn-helix transcriptional regulator produces the protein MPKISGDELRGHLATLILSVLARGEAHGYEVLRRIEDAGSGALELKEGTLYPALYRLEQSGHISARWESAKETRRGPRRRIYRLTKKGIAELDRGRKSWRNFVSVMDRIVEA
- a CDS encoding YhfC family intramembrane metalloprotease, producing the protein MGAANLYFLLFSGIGMMLVAMSSVAICSYLVRPQFRWYWVGAGIWFVAVVLKVVCALIANPFVLPPLKGGTGQFTYLILGSLYLGIESSIFEMGITLAAVLVWRQLAQDATRGIAIGVGAGAFEALLLGLSGVANAGAAIAGVPGTEIIVEQIQKVAATTPLFFLLGPAERTIAILCHVSTRALILLGAARSRPILVVYGFVIFTLLDGVAGGAHLSGAVTTMSMWWIELAILPFAIVSVPIIRWCHENWNDRAPNAANGWSPEAHTAEVHKDTL
- a CDS encoding HigA family addiction module antidote protein — its product is MSKKRPTHPGKYVRHDCIEPLGLTITAAAKALGVTRQTLTSLVNCKSGVSPEMAVRLEKVFGSTAEMWLRLQTAYDLAQVMKRASKIKVKRLYPVRAPQSRVA
- a CDS encoding type II toxin-antitoxin system RelE/ParE family toxin; translation: MIRHIRNKALRAIWENKSHRGIPSEHSEKITRILDALNLASKPEDLNFPGWRLHPLKGDMVGFWSVTVRANWRIVFRFVEGDVTDIDYLDYH
- the glmS gene encoding glutamine--fructose-6-phosphate transaminase (isomerizing); its protein translation is MCGIVGYIGKKNAVDIIMSGLHRLEYRGYDSAGVAVIRNGSLDCVKSVGKLVKMDDKLKQNPLDAPLGIGHTRWATHGVPSEVNSHPHFDNDLEIAVVHNGIIENYQELREELKKGGANFRSQTDTETIAHLVRKYYQGDLFAAVKRALQDVEGAYAIGVVCKKNPDVMVAARHGSPLIVGLGDGEAFIASDVPAIMKYTRKVLYIDNGQVCEIRRDGYKIEDLKGNPVNLEVKTVDWDDSAAEKEGYPHFMLKEINQQPDVIKNTLRGRVTEGSDTVQLPDMQVTEQELKDLKKIVIVSCGTAWHAGLVGKYLLEKFAQVPVEVDIASEYRYRDPIVHPNTMVIPVTQSGETADTLEAIRIAKKKGAKVVSIVNVVGSSIARESHGVIYTQAGPEIGVASTKAYTSQITAFALFTIWLGETRGVLTKAQGREMIAHLRAIPDKIQWCLDHQEDVIRCSKDPKYLNAQSALYLGRSYNFPSALEGALKLKEISYIHAEGYGAGEMKHGPIALVTNELPVVCVATKGDVYDKMVSNIQEIRARSGIVLSVATEGDEAIKSHSADVLYVPDCYEPFSPIVVAVPLQLLAYYIATNRGCDVDQPRNLAKSVTVE
- the surE gene encoding 5'/3'-nucleotidase SurE; protein product: MAKPQILVTNDDGIQAPGLAILAEALEPLGDVWVYAPDRQQSAVGHGVSLHRPLRVTPFKPRWFMVDGTPTDCVMLAVRDLLEARPDIVVSGVNPGANLGDDVTYSGTVAGAYEGMLLGIHAVAVSDVAYEPMHMETSGAIARQIAEKVLATGLPPDTMLNVNVPDVPVDQLRGVRVTRMGRRHYEDEIVRREDPRGRLYYWIGGNAPSHIVEPGTDFDAIEQCCVSVTPLHRDVTNHAALEAMRGAYEK
- a CDS encoding SDR family NAD(P)-dependent oxidoreductase, giving the protein MRDVSGKVALVTGAGSGIGRETALALAREGARLIVCDINADSLDPVRREIDALSKCLLAERVDVSSIDEMRAFADKVHALVPAVDILVNNAGVGLVGTILSTSYEDWQWIVGINLWGVIHGCHLFTPKMAARGSGGHIVNVSSMLGFNPTPDIVGYSTAKFGVFGLSMCMRSDLRDHNIGVSVICPGIIKTNITKAARITGHDDADRLRSKVMAFYNRRNYGPEKVARAIVKAIKRNTAIVPVSPESWLGYWLNRIWPAGNRAVWRWTTKMIEK
- a CDS encoding NAD(P)-binding domain-containing protein; this translates as MSNSVDRSDRHCVIGAGFTGLAVAAALKRRGIAYDQLEADDRLGGNWYHGVYETVHIISSRRTTQYGDFPMPTDWPDFPSAAQMLAYLNAYADRFGLRDTIEFNTEVTWIAPADNDTWEVTLASGEARIYGGVVICNGHHWDCRYPEYAGEFTGEAIHSKQYKSPAILKGKRVLVVGGGNSGCDIAVETARFGEDSHISMRCGIWIMPQTIAGIPSIEFLRPWMRGWMQGVVMRTLLRIFVGKMSRYGLQEPDYPVFSRHPTINSQLLYYLKHGRITPHPDVKRLDGKTVEFVDGTKIEVDLLVYATGFHVSIPFLAPEVVTWKDGYPDLVNGIFPQRHKNLYVVGIGQPRYGAGPLLTLGAEALVESILIQPKLKRPIGQVMLKLGRKPLDNYLMDPHEVMRNARKMARNARRLPLFERLLFRGATDSQPPPGTAASAAPRGL